aaaaaaaaacataatactaaacgtaatcacacacacacacacacacacatatatataagtTATTTctcaaatgaataaaacatggtcattttcaattaaataaaacATAGTTATTGACAAACAATCATAACATAATATAATACTATTACATCATTAGTGTCGTGCATTCCATATCAAAGTAGCAATTTCGTTGCGAACATGTTTCATCTCATTCGATGTTCCTCAAATAGACCGCTAGTGCTTATGTCATGGTTACGAACATCATGTAGTTCATCTCGTGGTATGTAGTTTGGATGTTGCTCCATTGCAGTAAATATGAAATCTTCTTGAGAATTACGTATATAGTTGTGCAATGAAAATGTAGCCATGATAACATCAATTTGTGTTTGCACGCTATACTTGGGCATTTTACCAAGTATCTTAAATCGTttcttcaaaattccaaatgacCTCTCAATATGACTTCGTAAAGATGAATGTGAACGGTTGAAAGCTTCTTGCATATTATTCGGGGGCTCTCTTTGAAATTGAGATTGATGGTATCTTGTCTTGGAATATGGTACAAGGTATCCTTTTCTATCTGGATATCCTTTATCAACCAAATAATATCTACCTGATAAAGGAGTCAAAAAATAAAAGGCGTTAGaatttattaaaaataacatGAAATAATTCCAAATATATGTGTAAGTAATTCGAAATATTACCTTCAGGTGGTTGTGGGAAGTTGAATTTACTATTTTGGGTCGCGTTAATGAAAACGCGTGTGTCATGTGCTGATCCCTCCCATCCGATCGATACGAATGTGAAACACATATCGAAATCACATGTTGCCATTACGTTGAAAGTTGGTACCCCTTTTCTACCAATATAAGGTAGTTGCTGACTCTCTGGGATGCATGCTCCTATGTGTGTACTGTCAATACATCCAATACAATCCTATATATAATTTGAACATTAGTCAAGTAACAAAGTACACAAGTAGGAATGACATTAATCAATTTAATACCTTGAAATACGGCATGTATCTTTTGTCATTCAAGATTTGAGGTGGTACGAATTGAAAAGTTGGATCTTTTGGTTTTATAACGTCACGTGCTAGACCTTGAAAACCTTTACCTCTACCAACTATTGCCTCTAGAACTTCATGAAAGGCTCTACTAATAGTCTCCCCATAACGTTGAAAACGCTCCCCAACATCCCTGTTAGATAAACCCAATGCTTCGTGATATATTTGTTTAGGAACCGACATAATTCTAAAACCATTTCTTTTGGCCAAATTTCTCTTCTCCCTTTCTCTTTTTTAGAATCCATCTAGCAaccatgcatacatacatatgaTAATAATGATGAAGAATCAACTATTTCAGCATTCATAGTCAAAATACATCTTAACATATtacaattaaataaataattattgtGTAAAGTAGTAGATTTAATCGTAAACAAATGCACAAAAGCAAATCCAAACTTCTAACATATACATATAGGTTTTCATACATGTCATTGATCTTATATTTATGTCAGCCAATTAGATCACATTCCAGTGAGTCTAACAAAGGTCAATCTATCTAGCAAATACTTCAAAATTTTTCTGTTAGCTAACTAGATTACATCAGAATCAACTATTTCAGCATACACAGTCAAATTGCATCTTAACAATTTCAGAAACTAACTTAAGTACTTAACATCATATTGCAAGATCACAaacaaattatatatttaaaacttaTATTGTAGTGAATGTCAATAACCAGAAAGAGTAAGAATATAcacctaggggtgcaaacgagccgtgCCGAGcacgagctcgattaacttatgtgtttactatttaaaaaaatagcaTATACgtatcggattttttttaaatcgcaTGCCCCTAGAAATCGTgggccttgtgcggaggtcctccccgcacaccatcaaagcctCCCATGTTTAAACTCAACAAATCACCTGTGCATATACTTCAAATAAAAAATTTTCATCTAAAAATCTTCATTATACACCTTATCTTTGCATCGCAAAGAAGATAAAACAAGTACCGCATATTACAATTCTGTATTCTTTATGTTTTCGGATATTTTGTGCAATTTTTCATTAAAACTTGTGATCCCCTTTTCTCTATATTGCTATTTCTTGAATAATTTGTGAATATTTCATTATGCTTTTGTTGACCATTAATGTATAAATTAAATAAGAGAAACTAAAATTCAGAATCTGACGATTACGATTACGTAACATGCTTTTGTTGTTTGAAATTGCAACGATAAGAAGACAAAAGATTCAATTCAATTAAATAAGAATTCAATTCGATTACGATTACGTACCTGGCTTTTTGTTTGGATCGATCCTTTTTTCAATTTGAGATGTTGAAGATTGTAGGTTATTTAAGTAATTTAAACCCTAAAAGCTTGTAGGTTTTTTAAACGCTACTTCCATCAGCGTTTAAAAAAGAGCTTTTCAACTAATCTAAAAGCTTGAAGCCCGTTTCAACCAAACAAGGCTTTTATTGGGCTTGGAGCTTTTTCTTTAAAGCCTGAAGCTTGAAGCTCCTAAAAGCCCCTAAAAGCTTgttgccaaacatacccatagTGTAACCTACAAAAACATTTAGCTAGTGTTTGTTTCATGGAATGAAATTAGAATTTGCATCAGAATTGAAGTTTGATTTGGAATTTAGGTTTATTTGGTTAAGAGAATAAAATGGAATCTGGATAGAATTGAAATGTAAATTCTCTTTCATATGTTGTTCAATttcaattctttttttttaaaccaacaaaatataaaatgaaatcaACATTTCACTTCCATTAAGATTTCATTCCATTTCGTAAAACGAATGATACCTTAGATTCTGGATCAGATTGAttacattaaatttttttttgaaaagtagaTTGATTACATTAAATGCTAACAAACTTAGTGTAACATAAAGGGATAAAGGTTTTAATTTATTAAAGTTATATATTTTAGATAAAAAATAGAATTGTAATAACTGAACTAAATAAGTAGTGTTCACACAATTTTTATGTTTCATTTAATATAGAATCTGTTTAAGTAAAGAATCATATAACTATACAATATATTAGGTATTGCTGAACAACTAAAAGTTAGAATTGTAGAGGTAGAGTTATATGACCATTTTTCATCCTAACATTGTAGTTGTAACAAATGACTTCAAATTTTCTTAGTAAGAAAAGGTGATGTGACATTTATTTTATCATAAGAAAAAGACGATGATAATATTTCCGAATCAGATCGGTTACATTAGTCATTAATATCTTAGCTTCGATCAACTACCATTCATCAAAAAGGTGATGGTCGCGCGCCTACCCATGTTACAAActtaatattttaatttaaataaatgTTGTCAAATGGATTTAAAGGTCAAAAACGCATCAAAGAAGACAAACGTGAAGCGGGTACCCGTGCTGGCCAAGAGAAACCGCCCAACTTATTATATAAAgtgtaaggggctgtttggtagcctctgaatggtcattaagaggctatctcttaatggaaccattaagaattttaccaatgagaaggtagaagaatgtgacatgtgatgatttaccattcaaaggttacctcttaaccattcagacttgaggttacctcttattcattcagaggttttaaatcATTAAGAGATAGCATCTGAatatctgaatggtcattaataTGCTACCAAACAGCCCTAAGATGCTAAAATCGTGTCCATGAGGTTTGAGTACTTTTGTTAGATTCGTTCGAAAAGCTTTTTCTCTGAACTGGACCACTCATGTTTCATAAAAGTTATGAGATTCATTCATTTCTCTAGCACCATAAAAAACTAAAATGGGTATTTTGGATGGATCTTGACAGTttactatttttcatgtttttctatttttgtattaacattttttattacTTTACATAAGATCGTTTTAACGTAAACTAGTTATTTTTCATCCGTgcgttgcggcgggacccaatgactacaaaaggcgtgtcagcaaTGGCAAaaagataccgaatatcaaaacataaataaaataacGTGGTAAGGATAatcactccgtcataaaaaacgattttaaataacctaatatataatgataggacccacacgtcctacacgttggaaattcggttgttttcagttcagttattacggtgctaacatgttaaaatatggatgagctcggtaccggtaacggcagcgaaagtaccgatccagaatatcatcgaaattaggtaccggcaccgaaaatgctcggtacaatacgatatggtatttgaaggtaaaaatcaataaatacaagTATGGTGCTAggccggtgtcgaaccgaaagtaacgattctgaaaacacCAAAAGGTGGGTatcaaattggtaccgaaaatgatttggtatagtaaatttggtaccgttACGATACCGATttgtttacaggatttgatacgatttgctcatcaatattctaaatatccaagttaattttacatgttacaattcattcattacagaaaaagacaaaaaagaaagcaaaataagttgttgtgtatataaaacctcattcaaacgaaatacagtttacttactgtgtgtataaAAGGTAATCTAAatggtaccaaccggtaccgaaaataccgttaccgaaatcctcaaaggtgggtaccggtaccgaatatacctaatatggtacggttcggtaccggtcggtactggtacggtaccggtatttgagggtaaaaaccggtgaatacctgtgcagaatCGGTACCAAAATACACCGatttggtaaatttgagaccggtacctatacccgataccatttgctgaTCTCTTAATGATGTATTccattctaattttaatttaaaaaataaattataaagcATTGTtcccgttaccgaaatccccaaaagtgggtaccggtaccgaatatacctagtatggtacggttcgcTACCAGTTGGTACTGGTatgacaccggtatttgagggtaaaaaccggtgaataactgtgcagaaccggtaccgaaaatacaccgatttggtaaatttgagaccggtacctatacACGATACCATTTGCTGATCTCTTGATGATGTATTCCATtctaaatttaataaataaagcaCTATTCATTCACTTTCTTTTTTATGATATATAGATGTTTTACttttttaatttctttaaaataTTTTGTTATCATCAAACTATAGTTTTTGTTACTGACAAAAAATTATTGTTACCAAGGATCGTAATTATTCCATATCTTAATTAGCAACTTTTTAGTGCATCAAGACTTGTACTTCATGCTTAGggagtgtttcaaaaaaaaaattgatttttcactttcaaccttcaagttttttcttttacattttaacccatttgaaaaaacttgatttttcactttcaaccttaaagttttttcttttacattttaatccatttgaattttcacttttaactcaaagtttttcatcttttgtaatttaacacaacactttattattatctttcgcaagtttttcgttttacgtttcgttctaaattttgtgagttaacatgtCATAGCGTGCATGTGAAgttcaacgtttttgctctattttttcatatttgacagacccgtcgcaacg
This genomic stretch from Helianthus annuus cultivar XRQ/B chromosome 8, HanXRQr2.0-SUNRISE, whole genome shotgun sequence harbors:
- the LOC110902871 gene encoding uncharacterized protein LOC110902871, which gives rise to MSVPKQIYHEALGLSNRDVGERFQRYGETISRAFHEVLEAIVGRGKGFQGLARDVIKPKDPTFQFVPPQILNDKRYMPYFKDCIGCIDSTHIGACIPESQQLPYIGRKGVPTFNVMATCDFDMCFTFVSIGWEGSAHDTRVFINATQNSKFNFPQPPEGRYYLVDKGYPDRKGYLVPYSKTRYHQSQFQREPPNNMQEAFNRSHSSLRSHIERSFGILKKRFKILGKMPKYSVQTQIDVIMATFSLHNYIRNSQEDFIFTAMEQHPNYIPRDELHDVRNHDISTSGLFEEHRMR